The DNA region CTGGATTTTTTCCTCTTCATCCATTTCCAGGTGATCTTTAACCTTGACCCTTTTTGTTTATATTCATTTATATATGTTCTTGATTTTGTGTACTGTGTCACTGATACATTAGTGGTGAAGATTTTTGTAATGTCCTAGTATTCTCACACCTCTAGTTCTGCAACTTTTGTAGCAACTTTCTATTATTATCTCAGCTTTGCTACTTCTGTTTCAATCCGCTTTGCTTCAAGATCCTACCCCACtctgtatctctctctctctctctcagttgaGTGTGTTGCTTAAACTAAGAATGAGTACTAAAAAATTTGACTTGCTCATGTGGGTTTCATCTATTTTGTGTTTGATATGTGTTTCATATGGGTTTGTTCCTATAGACAATTATTTGATAGACTGTGGATCCCCCACCAATGAATCGGTGGGTGATCGCATATTTGTGGCTGATAACTCTGATTCCAGTATTCTTTCAACCCCACAAAAGATTCTTGCAAACACAACCCTGGAAATTACTTCATCTCCTTATAATTCAACTCTGTTCCAAACTGCAAGAATACTAGATGGACCCTCTAGTTACACATTTCCAATTAAGAAACATGGGAGGCATTGGATTCGCCTATATTTCTTCACTTTCGATTATCAAAACTACAATCTGAGCACAGCAAAATTCTCAGTTTCAGCTCAAAATATCACCCTTCTCAAAGAATTCCAAATAGAAAGTGGTCCTCAGGTAAAGGAATACTCTTTGAACATAACTCAAAGCAATCTGATTCTTACTTTTACCCCTAGTTCCAATTCCTTCGCCTTCATAAATGCCTTGGAAGTTTTTTCGCTTCCTGATGAGCTCATTCCTGAGAGTGCGCCAGCAATTGGAACACACAACAATGACAGTGTGTCGAATAAGGCATTAGAGACAGTTGACAGGGTAAATATGGGTAACAAAAGTGTGTATCCCCAAGATGATACCCTATGGCGTCTTTGGGTCTCTGATGATAGTTATCTGATACACAATAATCTTGTAAAGTTTGTGTCAAACACTACAGCTGTCAATTTCACGAAAGACTGGGTAACAGATATTATCGCTCCCTCTTCTGTCTATGGCACTGCCACTCAGTTGGACTCAGAACGTGATCCTAATACCAAAGCAAATGTGACATGGCGTTTTGATGTTGATCCTGGCTTTGAGTATTTGGTCCGGTTTCACTTTTGTGACATTGGGAGTATGTCTTCACCTAGTATAATCTTCGATGTTTATATCAACTCAATGCTTGTTGCTAGAAATTTTGATCTTAGCACTTTATCACGCTTGGGTGTGCCTTATTATATGGATGTCATCACAAGGGTAAGCGATAACCTTAAGCTGAATGTCAGTGTTGGCCCTTCTGATATTGGTAATCCTTATCCAAATGCCATTCTTAATGGCCTGGAGATCATGAAAATAAGCAATTCCAAGGGCAGCCTTGTCTTGGATTCTGATttgaaaaaaagttataagATGAAAGTTGGTTTGATAGTGGGATTGGCCAGTGGAATGTTCACAGCTGTTATTTTGGCTATCATTCTCTTCGTGCTctgcagaagaagaagacgaagataTGCACATATCAGCCATTCAAAGGCAGTAGAAAATTTTGCTCCTAATGAAATAGAGAATAAACCCCCCAATGGGGCTGCTATCTTTTCTAGCTCAAAATTTGGGTATCGCTTTCCTTTTGTGGCAATCCAAGAGGCTACTGATAATTTCAGTGAAAGTTTAGTTATTGGTGTAGGTGGCTTTGGGAAGGTTTACAAGGGGATGTTGAGAGATGAAACAAAAGTGGCAGTGAAGAGGGGGGTTTCTCATTCACAACAGGGTTTTGCAGAATTCCAGACTGAAATAGAAATGTTATCTCAGTTTCGTCACCGCCATCTGGTATCTCTGATTGGTTACTGTGACGAGCAAAATGAGATGATCATAATTTACGAGTACATGGAAAATGGGTCCCTAAAGAACCATCTGTATGGTTCTGATCTCCCCAGCTTAAGTTGGCAGCAAAGGCTTGAGATATGCATTGGATCAGCAAGAGGACTTCACTATCTTCACACTGGCTCTGCCAAGGCAGTTATTCATCGTGATGTCAAGTCTGCAAATATACTACTAGCTGAGAATTTCATGGCCAAGGTTGCTGATTTTGGGCTTTCAAAGACTGGTCCTGAGATTGATAAGACGCATGTCACTACTGCAGTAAGAGGAAGCTTTGGGTATCTTGATCCTGAGTATTTGACAAGGCAACAGCTGACAGAAAAATCAGACGTGTACTCTTTTGGGGTAGTCATGTTGGAAGTTCTTTGTGGGAGACCTGTCATTGATCCATCCCTTCCAAGGGAAAAGGTGAATTTAGTTGAATGGGCAAGGAAATCACAGAAAAGAGAGCAATTGGAGGAAGTTGTAGATCCTCATCTTGCAGGTCAAATTAAACCAGATTCATTAATGAAGTTCGGAGAAATAGCAGAGAAATGCTTGGCAGAATGTGGGGTTGATCGACCTTCAATGGGAGATGTGTTATGGAATTTGGAGTGTGCACTTCAACTTCAAGGTAATGAACAAAGATCCAGTTGTGCTGGTGATCTGTCTTCACAAGTTAGTCATGTCAATAACTTGGAGATCAGTGTATCCACTGCACAATTCAGTTTGGGTGACATTGCTGGTATTTCAATGAGTAAGGTCTTTGCCCAAATGGTGAAAGAGGATACGAGGTAGATGATGGTGAAGTAATGTACTAAGCCAAAAAGACTTGTATTGAGCTCAGCAAAATGAGTACTGGATATTGTACATAAGGGATGTGCCTGGAATTCCTTATGATGAATTAGCTTTATTTTGTGTTCCATTAAATGTGTAAATTCCCACCTAGAAGTACACCAATATAGCATTTGCAGTACTGGACCTGATTGGTTATGTGCGGCTCTTCTTCATTTAAGGCTTTTATTGCTATGCTTATACTGCGTATATTATCattatgctttcaacgtctcttTTTCTGACTTAAGGTAACAAAACAAGAAACGTACTTGTCATCTTAGGTATTTTGTAGAAAAGCATTATGGTGAATCTCTAAGGTAAACTAAAGAGGCatgcatacacacacacacacacacagccaCAGCCCACAGGCCTAACCTTGTTCTTTAGCCAAGCTCCTAAGAATCATGAACCCTGGTACCTTATTTCATAAACAACATGTGGAACGTGTGCCCCCAACTAAAAACCTATACTCTCTACTGCTTAGTGCTTACAGGATGTGTTTGGAGGCCACTTTAGCAGACAATGACTTGCATTACAGATATGCTCTTGTGATTCATGGAATTTAATCATGTCATTTTGTAGGAGgttaaaaaagaatgatttaAAATACTGCTTTAAGTACATATTTCCTCTCCTCCTAACTATTAAACGAGCCAAGCTTTAAAAGTCTCAAAGTATGTTTGACGACTTTCGTAAGAAGGATCCACAAGAGACACATACAATCACCCACCAGTGAGATCAAACCTAAATAAACTTTAATAGCACTATCAAGAAAAGAAACTTTCGGCAAGGCATCTAGCTAGCTCAACCACTTTACACCTAAAACACATACATGAAGCAAGGGACAGACCATCCCTTATATCCCAAAGTTATGCACTATTTCTGTTTCACATGAAAGCTCACAAATCATTTATCATAGTCGTCTCTAAAGCAAGGGAGTCCATCTCGTATAGGAGGCTGTACCGATTTAACCAAtagaacgatatatttcggtatcggtcaataccggtgtaccatttcggatttaccgttattttttatatttataaatatatatatatatatatatatatatatgtgtgtgtgtgtgtgtgtattataataaatataaaagtttactataaaacattacttcaattcaaaacaaattatttatggTTTAAgattttagcatcaattaaaagaagaaaaaaaacacaatttaaaaaatagaaagcttaattgttcattgcataataagaaaataaataatactaataaattaatgcaaataagttaccattatttctttataaaaattcaaaaattacaaaactttaaaaaaaaaaaatctttttttttgtaccaGCTAGTATGTCCGGTACATGGCCGGTACGAtcggtatttaaaccggtacgaaacATTGACGTTTCAATACCAGTATACGTACCAGTACGGTACATATCGGTCAGTACCGGTACGGTATTAACTTCATAAAACCACACCATCACCTACTAGTCCTGGATTTCTTAGAGTGGACCCATATGTATTTAACTTGATCCATTCCTGTAGGTTTTGGGCCATTAGGAATCAATATCAATCCCAAGACGGAAAAGAAGTCAAAGTCCTTATGGAAAAATGCATCGACAAGCTTTGGTATAAGCCCAACTAGTTGAACCTCATATGGAATGAAAACCAACCTATTTCTATGAAGCTAGGGTCATCAAATACCCAATGGAAACATAATTTTCCATAGCAGTTGATGCTTATGGTAAATGACCACATTCCACATAGTTGCAATCAGCTTTTACCAATCCAGTTACCTTGCAACACCCGTGTATTTTTTTCACCATTTCTAATGGGTCGATAAGAACCCTTCAAGAATATGGGCCACCCAATCTCCAGCCCAATCTACTATGCTAAGCCTACCGAGATACTTGTCCTTCAGAACATTAACCCAACCCATGCTCCCGAATCATTCTATGTAAGCTTTCCAACCAACTTGGTCATAGAATGATTagaatcttctcaaaaaaaaaaaaaaaaaccttggcCATAGAAAGATATTTCTTGCTCTCTTAGCGTGGAAACCAAGTCCCCCAAGTTCTTTTGGTTTAGTCACATTTCACCGATAAGAAAGTTTGGCTATAAACTTAAATTTCATAGAAAATATTCTTGGCATccataatataaaaaaggaaaagctaCATACATGCACACATATGGCATTAAAAAACTTGAAACAGTCTTTGTACCGGGCGACGTTACGTGTTGGTGAGGGTGGTCACATGACCACCttgatctaaaaaaaaattatataccctcaaattttttttttttttttttgtatttttacaaaattacatGGTTGTTGACTACCCTGAAACAAGTgattaaagacaaaattatacACTAAAACTCTTGGTACCCTCATTAGTTTTTTAATGGCCACCCTGAAAATAAATTCCTAAAGCCACCTTTGTAATAGGTGTCTAGTTGCATTGATCCAAACTTAGCTAGGCAAGATTCTGATCAAAGCTTAGGAGAAAACTAAATTTGGGAAAATTGTGGAagagttttttaaatttaggatttgtatttttttagctttgaaCTTGGATTTTGGGCTATAAACGTGCTTAGTCAAGCCAAGGattaaaaattcaagttttttcatttagttttaGGTTGAACATGAGTTGAGTTCGAGTTCATTACCAaacacaattatatttttaagcttgagtcatttttttattgaacaaaCTCAAGCTTGTTCACTAGCTAGTTACTAGTTACTAGTTACTTGattaaattattctttttctatatataataaaatcatgACTCTAAATTTTTACTAGCataaatagatttttatatatcaataaatgaaaaaaaaaattgatatcataTGGACCTATTTACAAACTAACATAATTTTATctcaagtgtgtgtgtgtgtatagacaaatatacatatacaaatataatgttttttttattataatttaatcaaGCCTTATGTTCATaaacacattattatgttttaGTTTGACTCATTTAAATATCGAGTCTAAACTTGAGCATGAGTTTGACTTGTttgttaaataaatgaaaacaaatatTTCCATGAGTTGAGTTCAAGCTGTTAATAAATAGCTTGGTCTACAACTTTATACAgaattgtgatttgtgaaatGTGAAATTGTTTTTGTGAAAGAGAAGGAGTGTTGAAGAGGGAGGATATGTTGAAGAAAATAAGGAAGGTGAGGGAAGagatagaatttatttatttttggagagaaaaaaataaaatttactaaaatactatataaataaaaacaaaaaataaaaaaaagttgagtaTGTGAATAACAAATGAGgtaaaacaacacaaaaaaagaagaagaagaagaagaagcaagatTTCATATTAGAATTTAAATAAAGCTTTTCTATACTCTATGAGTTATAATTAGCTCAAATAAAGTCTTTTATCGTTGAATAGGATTGTGAAGAatatatcaaaaattaattgatgtgtaattattttatggtccatttggattgagggggataAATGGGGATTAGAGTATAATagaattgacaaaaaattagtatattttTAGCCTACTTCCCTTTACTCTCCCTCTAATTcaaatggagattttttttttaaataactataaaaaccaaaccatattattagtTAGCTAAGGTTTGAAACTAATTTGGTATCTAACAAGTCGAGTCTTTTGGAATGCTAAATCGACTATACTGAGCTCGATTACAATATCGTCTGCAGCTGATGTGGATACTTCATCCATGTAGGCATTGAACTCAAGTTCTCTGCTTCAACATCTACAAACAAACTTCCTTGTTCTTCCAAGCCCcaaaaacccatgaacaaaaccaaatacaaaactcaaaacaaataCCTGATCGGATTGAATTTCCTTCGCTTAAAGCTTTCACCGCTTGGGTTGCTTCTCCTAGACGAACCTACCGGGTGATGCTTGCTTGGTTCTCACTTCGGATCCAAAGCCCTGACTGTAATGGACTGCCGAGCTCCGCAATAGGTTCGTGGATGTTGTGACCCAGCTTGGTGGCCCTGACAGTGCGGCAGCAACATCACCGAAGCGGCGGCAAGAAACCACACCCACATTAACTCCAACGTGTTTAGCCATCGCCGCTATCACCTGAAGCATTTGCCGCCTGGGTTGCTTCGTTCGTAGGTATTGCTGGGTATTGCTAGGTAACGAAATCGAGCGTTACAGACTCGATTTTATGGGTATCGAAATCAATCATTACAGACTTGCTATCATGCCTACGTGGACCAAGTATCCACATCAGTTGTAGACGATGTTAAAATTGAGTTCAGTGCAATCGATTTAGCATTCCAAAATCGGGTCCAAAAGACTCGATTTGTTAAATACCAAATTAGTTTCAAACATTagctaactaataatatagtttggtttttatagtttttttttttttttaaatccgtCAAATGGACCTTGctgaattttttaattcattatataaaaaaaaaaagaaaaaggaaaagaaaatatttattcatgAAGTACAGAGGTAGTAGTAGGAATAGGATTGTGTCAAAATGAAAATATCAATAAAAGCCGGTTCAGCACAGACAACCCGTAAAGGAACCGGGTTATAAATTAACATCTGAGCCGTTATCTCCTCAGAAATTTGCATCAATCACTCATAGACAgacccctcaaaaaaaaaaaaaaagaggggaagagacacaaagagagagagagagagagagagagagagagagagagtgatctGCAAAACTAAACCCTAGCATGGACCGCCTCTCGGACAGAGACAGAAGAAGCAAGCGCACCAGAGACGAAAGAGACGATCGCGACCGAGACCACAAGCACCGATCGTCCAGAGACGACAAGCACCGCGACCGCGATTCCTCCgatcaccaccaccactattcttcttcatcttctcacCGCCACCGATCTGGTCGAGAGCGCTCTCACGAGGATCGCGAAGGGAGCAGAGACCGCGATTCGAAGCGTGAGAGCGAGAGGGAAGGGAGTAGAGAGAGGGATAGGACTAAGCATCGCGACGCGAAGCGCGAGCCGTCCGATGAAGAGGAGCTCGAGAGACTGTACGATAGGGACGGGTCCGTGGAGAGACGGCATTCTTCGTCGCAcaagaggaaagagagaggcGCGAGCGAGGAGAGAGGCGATGGTGTTGATAAAAGAGCTAGGGTTTCGGAGAGGAAGGAAGCAGAGAATGgagaaggaaggaaggaaaagAAGGAGCGAAGGAAGTTTGGCGATAGAgttaaagaagaagaggaaattgaggtTGATAGGGGCTTTGAAGATGAGAAGCGAGTGAATTTCATTGATTCTAAGTCCAAGGAAGAGGTGAGTGATGAGCTTTTCGACAATGGCCGGAGCCGCCGTGGCACCGCCTCTGCGAgtaatgtaagttttttttactggcCTATTTCTATTTATAATGCTTGTTTTTGATGTTGTAGATGATTTGTAGTTCAAATTTATGGTTTTGCACATATCCAAACGCATATA from Castanea sativa cultivar Marrone di Chiusa Pesio chromosome 6, ASM4071231v1 includes:
- the LOC142641298 gene encoding receptor-like protein kinase HERK 1; protein product: MSTKKFDLLMWVSSILCLICVSYGFVPIDNYLIDCGSPTNESVGDRIFVADNSDSSILSTPQKILANTTLEITSSPYNSTLFQTARILDGPSSYTFPIKKHGRHWIRLYFFTFDYQNYNLSTAKFSVSAQNITLLKEFQIESGPQVKEYSLNITQSNLILTFTPSSNSFAFINALEVFSLPDELIPESAPAIGTHNNDSVSNKALETVDRVNMGNKSVYPQDDTLWRLWVSDDSYLIHNNLVKFVSNTTAVNFTKDWVTDIIAPSSVYGTATQLDSERDPNTKANVTWRFDVDPGFEYLVRFHFCDIGSMSSPSIIFDVYINSMLVARNFDLSTLSRLGVPYYMDVITRVSDNLKLNVSVGPSDIGNPYPNAILNGLEIMKISNSKGSLVLDSDLKKSYKMKVGLIVGLASGMFTAVILAIILFVLCRRRRRRYAHISHSKAVENFAPNEIENKPPNGAAIFSSSKFGYRFPFVAIQEATDNFSESLVIGVGGFGKVYKGMLRDETKVAVKRGVSHSQQGFAEFQTEIEMLSQFRHRHLVSLIGYCDEQNEMIIIYEYMENGSLKNHLYGSDLPSLSWQQRLEICIGSARGLHYLHTGSAKAVIHRDVKSANILLAENFMAKVADFGLSKTGPEIDKTHVTTAVRGSFGYLDPEYLTRQQLTEKSDVYSFGVVMLEVLCGRPVIDPSLPREKVNLVEWARKSQKREQLEEVVDPHLAGQIKPDSLMKFGEIAEKCLAECGVDRPSMGDVLWNLECALQLQGNEQRSSCAGDLSSQVSHVNNLEISVSTAQFSLGDIAGISMSKVFAQMVKEDTR